DNA from Diaphorobacter limosus:
GCCTGGATGACGAAGCTGCTGGGCGCCGAACCCGATGGCGGCCTGGTGGACGTGTACCGCCGCCTGCAGCCCGAGACCACCGACGCCTGCTACACATGGTGGAGCAACCGCGGCCAGGCCTATGCGAACAATGTGGGGTGGCGGCTGGACTACCACCTGGCCACGCCGCAGCTTGCCGAACTGGCGCGCAGCGAGGCGATCTACAAGGGCGAGAAATTCAGCGACCATGCGCCGATCACCGTCGGCTACGACCTGGTCTTGTGACGCATCGAGCCGGCGCGCGGCTCAGCCCCGGGCCAGCAGCTGCTGCACCACCGGGTGCTTGACGCGGCGCTCGGTGCTGATGGCGTAGTAGTGGTCTTCCACCCCCTCGCAGGGGCCGAGCAGCCGGGCCTGGTGGCGCTGCAGCAAATCGTCCTGCACCGACAGCGCGGCCGGGAACACCCCCAGGCCGCTGCCGCCAAAGGTCTCCAGCAGGGCGCTGTCTTCAAACTCGCCGACCACGCGCGGGCGCAGCCGGTGCTGGATCAGCCACTGGTCGAGCGGGCGGCGCACCGTGGAATGGGTGGTGGGCAGCAGCACCGGCACCCGGTTGAGCGAGGCCGGAAACCCGTCCTGCGCCTGCTCCCACCAGTACGGCGCCGCGTACCAGCCCATGGCCGATGCACCCAGGGGGTGGTTGTGCACCTTCAGGTGCGGGTTGAAGGGCGCCGGGTGGTCGGACAGCACCACGTCCATCCGGTGCAGCGCCAGGTCGGCCAGCAGGTCCGCCATCTCGCCCTCGTGACACACCAGCCGCAGGCCGGGCGTGGCCAGCACCGGCTGCAGCAGGCGCTGCACCACCAGCTTGGGCAGGCCGTCGGCAATCCCCACCGTCAGGCGCACGGCCTGCACCTGGGCTGCGCCGCGCACCAGCTCCGGCAGCGATTCACCGAGCTGGAAGATCTGCTCGGCCTGCTGCAGCGCCACCACCCCGGCCTCGGTCAGTGCCAGGCCACGGCCGGCGGGCTTGAGCAGCTGGCAGCCCAGATCACGCTCCAACTCGCGCACCTGGGCGCTCACCGTCTGGATGGCCATGTCCAGGCGCGTGGCGGCGCGCGACATGCCGCCCTCCTTGGCGACCACCCAGAAGTAGTACAGATGGCGGTAGTTGAAGGCCAGGCTCATATTCAGTTTTTACAGGATTTTCAATCACTGATTGTCTGCTTTTTCGCAAGGTATCAACACCCTATTCTGGCGCCCTTCTCCGTTACCCGGGATTCACCATGAACCGACCTCTTGCTCTCTCAACACCCAGCGCCAGCACCGGCTGGGGCGCCAGCATTGCCCGGCACCGGGTGCTGCGCAACACCTATGCCCTGCTGTCCATGACGCTGCTGTTCAGCGCGGCCATTGCGGGGCTGGCGGTGGCGCTGCAGGCGCCGCCGGCCGGCCTGGTCATCACCCTGGTCGGCTACTTTGGCCTGCTGTTTCTCGTGCACAAGCTGCAGCACAGCGGCTGGGCGATTCCCGTGGTGTTCGCCCTGACGGGCTTCATGGGCTACACCCTGGGCCCGGTGCTGGCCAAACATCTGGCGCTGCCCGGCGGCGCGCAGACGATTGCGCTGGCCCTGGGCGCGACGGGCGCGACCTTTCTGGCCCTGTCGGCCTGGGTGCTGGCCTCGCGGCGCGACTTCAGCTTCATGGGCGGCTTTCTCTTCGCCGGCATGGTGATTGCCCTGCTGGCCGGCCTGGGCGCCGTGTTTCTGCAGCTGCCGGCGCTGTCGCTGGCCGTCTCGGCCATGGTGGCACTGCTGTCGGCCGGCATGATTTTGTTCGAGACCAGCCGCATCGTGAACGGCGGCGAGACCAACTACGTGCTGGCCACGGTGGGCCTGTTCGTGTCGCTGTTCAACCTGTTCACCAGCCTGCTGAGCCTGTTCGGCTTTGGCAGCAACGACTGATCACAAGGAAAAGCCTATGAAATGCCCCCAGTGCAACGACGTCACCCTGGTCATGGCCGAGCGCCAGGGCGTGGAGATCGACTACTGCACGCAATGCCGTGGCGTCTGGCTGGACCGTGGCGAGCTGGACAAGCTGATCGAGCGCAGCGCCCACGCCAGCCCGGCAGCGGCGCCGCAGCCAGCCTACCAGCGCCCCACGCACCGGCCCGACTTCGAGGACTCGGACTTTCGCCACCACGGCTCGCACGGCCAGCAGCGCAAGCACAAGTCCTGGCTCAGCGAGATCTTCGATTAAGCCGCCTCTCCCCCACCCTTGCCATTCTTCTCAGGAAAACTCCATGAACGCTTCTTTTCGCTCCACCGCTACCGTGATCGCCCTGACCGCAGCCGCCCTGGCCGCCCCCTCGCTGGCCCATGCCAAGCGCCTGGGCGGCGGCAAGCCGATGCAGCGCAGCAGCCTGGCCAAGACCGCACCCGCCCCGGCGGCGCCGGTTGCCCCCAAGGCCAGCCCGGCGCCCACGGCACCCGCAACCCCGGCAGCAGCAGCACCCGCAGCGCCAGCTGCCGCCCCGACCGCCCGCGGCCCCGGCCTGATGGGCACCATGGGCGCGGCCGCCGTGGGCGCCGTGGCCGGCACCATGGCCGGCAATGCGCTGGCCGGCGCCCTGCCTTCGGACAAGGACGCCAAGGCCAAGGAGGCCGAAGCCCAGGCACAGGCGGCAGAGAAGGAGGCCCAGGAGCTGCAGCGCAAGGCCGATGAAGCCAAAGCAAAGGCCGAAGCGGCCCGTGCGGCCGCCAAATAAGCGCCAACAGCTATATTTATTATAGCGTGTCGAGGCGCCATCCCGAGCCGATGGCGCCCGGCCGGCTCACAACCCACCCTCGCGCAGCAGCTCGGCCTCGGCGCGCTCGGCCATGTGCACCAGCTTGCGGGCCATGCTCCAGCGGTGCACCTCGCTCGGGCCGTCGTAGATGCGAAAGGCGCGCATGTCGGTAAAGATGCGCATCACCGGCGTCTCGCCGGTCACGCCCTGGCCGCCCAGGATCTGCACGCTGCGGTCCACCACGCGCCACTCGGCCTCGGAGCACACGACCTTGGCGCGGCTGGATTCAAAGTTGCATTTCTCGCCCTGATCCAGCAGCCAGGCCGTGTGCCAGATATGCAGGCGCGCGGTGTGCAGATCCATGTCGTTGTCGGCCAGCATGAAGCCCACCCCCTCGTGCTCGGCCAGCGGCCGGCCGAAGGCCTGGCGCCGGCGCGCGTAGGCCAGGGCCTGGTCGTGCGCACGCCGGGCCTGGCCCAGCCAGCGCATGCAGTGCGTCAGGCGCGCGGGGGCCAGGCGCACCTGGGCGTAGCGAAAGCCCTGGCCGACCTCGCCCAGCACATCCGTTGCCGGCACACGCAGATCGTCAAAGCGCAGCACGCCGTGGCCGCCGGCAAAGCAGCTGTCCATGGCGTCCATGTTGCGCTCCAGGGTGATGCCGGGCCGGTCCATGTCGGACAAAAACATGGTCGCCGAGCCGTCCTCCATGCGCGCCATGATGATGGCGTAGTGCGCGCCCTCGGCGCCGGTGATGAACCACTTGCGGCCGTTGATGACGTAGTCGTCGCCGTCGCGCCGTGCCGTGGTCGCCAGCATCGACGGATCAGCCCCGGCGCCGGGCGCGGGCTCGGTCATGGCAAAGCAGGAGCGTGTCGCGCCTGCCACCTGCGGGCGCAGCCAGCGCTCTTTTTGCACGGGCGTCGCCACCGCCTCCATCAAATGGATGTTGCCCTCGTCGGGTGCGTGGATGTTGAGCGCCGTCGGGCCGAGCCAGGAGTAGCCGGCCTCCTCGAACACTACGGCCTTTTCCACATGGCTCAGGCCCAGGCCGCCCATCTCGGGCGACGCGTGCGGCGTGAGCAGCCCCGCCGCCCTGCCGCGCGCCACCAGCTCGTTGCGCAGCGCCTCGCTGGGGCCGTGGTGCGACTGGCGCTCGTCGTTTTCCAGCGGAATCACCTGTTCGGCGACGAATTGTCTGGTTTTGTCGCGCAATGCGCGCAGTTCGGGGGGCAAAGAGAAATTCATGCGCTACCTCGTGATAAGGCCCGGCAGGGTGACCGGCATAGGAAGCTTTCTACCGCACTCCGCCGCCACCGAATTTCAGTGACGCGCCGCCCGGTGCAAGGGCAAGCCAGGCACCCCCAGCGTGGCGCGCAGGATGCGCCCATGCGTGGAGTCGGTCACGTAGATCTGATCCCGGTCCGCGCCGCCGAAGGCCAGGTTGGTGATGGAGCTGCCCGGCAGACCGCGCATCACCTGCACCGGCTCCGCGCGGTCGTTGAGCACCCAGACATAGCCCAGGCCCGGATTGGCGACGAGCAGGCGGCCCTCGGCGTCCACGGCCAGGCCGTCGGGGCCGCTGGGGCCGTAGGAGGTGAAGAACTGGCCCACCTTGGCCACGCTGCCGTCGGGCAGCAGCGGCACGCGCCATACGCAGTTGCCGCGCGTCACGGCCAGGTACAGCACGCGCTCGTCGGGCGACAGCGCCACGCCATTGGGACTGGGCACGTTGGTGAGCAACAGGTCGAGCTGGCCGTTGGTGCGCAGGCGGTACAGGCGCCCGCTGGGGTCGTGCAGCCCGGTCTGCCCCTGGTCGGTGAAGTACAGGTTGCCCTGGCTGTCGAACACCAGGTCGTTCACGCCCTTGAAGCGTTCGCTGTTGCGCCGCTCCAGAAAAGGGCTGACCTGGCCGCTGGCCAGATCCAGGCGCATCAGGCCGTTCTTGTAGTCGGTGATGAGCAGCGTGCCGGCATCGAGGAACTTCATGCCGTTGGGCTCGCCGTCGTATTCGGCCGCCAGCGTCCAGGCGCCCTGCGGGTCGATGCGGAAAACGCGGCCCCAGGGGATGTCGGTCACGTAGAGGTTGCCGTCATCGCCCCACACCGGGCCTTCGAGGAAGGAGTCCGTCACCACGCCGCCGCGGTTGGCATCGGCCCAGTCGCTGCGCTCGCGGCGGCGCAGCGGCTCGGGCATGGAGGTGAACGGCTCCAATTCACACACCTGGGGGGATTGCAGCAGAAACATGAAAAATTCCTTTCAAAAGCCGTAGAGCCGCGCCGGGTTGTCCACGAGGATGCGGTCCATGGCCGCGTCCGACCCGGCCCAGGCCCGCAGCAGGTCCACCAGGTCGGCATCGTTCACCGTGCCCGGCGTCGCGGTGGTGTGCGGCCAGTCGCTGCCCCACACCAGACGCTCGGGCGCGGCCCGCACCAGCGCCTGAGCCAGCACCAGCGTATCCGCATATGCGGGCGCGGTCGAGCGCATGTACGCGCCCGAGAGCTTGACCCAGGTGTTACCGCCGTCCAGCAGCCGGCGCAGCGCGCCGTAGCCGTCGGCGGACGGCCCCCCGTCCGGATCGATGCGGCCCAGGTGGTCGATCACCAGCGGCACGGGCAGCGCGGCCAGCACGCTTTCCAGGGCCACGATCTGCTCCGGGTGCATGAAGACCTGGATGTGCCAGAGCGGCAGGCGCGCGGCCTTGCGCGCCAGCGTGGCCAGCATCTGCGGCGTGGTCTCGCCCCAGGATTGCGGCGTGACGAAGTTCACGCGCAGCCCGCGCACGCGGCGCGCGTGCAGGCGGTCGAGTTCGGCATCGCCCACGTCCTGCGCCACCACGGCCACGCCGCGCGCGCCGTCGCCCAGCTGGTCCAGCGCATCGAGCGTGCAGGCGTTGTCGGTGCCGTAGGTAGAAGGCGTGACGACCACCGTGCGCTGCGTGCCCAGTCGCTGCTGCAGCCGCCGGTAGGCGGCCACGGGCGCGTCTGGCGGCGTTCGCTTCCAGTGCGGCGACGGTGCGAAACGCGGATCGAAGATGTGCATGTGGCTGTCGCAGGCCAACGGCGGCAGCGGGCGCGCGGGCCGGTTCAGGCCCACGGAATGCGGCACGGTGTGCGCAGTCATTGCTTGTCGATGCCGACCTTGGCCGCCACGGCCTCCCACAGCTGAGCATCGCTCTTGAGCCTGTCGGCGAACGCCTGGCCGCTCACCACGCCGGGCACCGCGCCCAGGTCGTTGGCGAACGACTGCACGTCGGCGCTGGCCATGGCCTTGGCGATGTTCTTGCGCAGCGTCTCCAGCACCGCCTCGGGCGTGCCCTTGGGCGCCCACAGGCCAGTAAAGTTGACGACCTTGTAGTCGGGCGCACCCGCCTGCGCGAAGGTGGGCACGTCGGGCAGCGCCTTCAGGCGCTGCTCGCCGCTCACCGCCAGCAGGCGCACCTTGCCGCCGCGCACCTGGCCCATGACGCCGGGGGTGGAGGCGATCTGGAAGTCGATGGTGCCGCTCAGCAGCGCCAGCGTGGCCTCGCCCGCGCCCTTGAACGGCACATGGGTGGCCCTCAGGCCGCTGACGCCTTCCAGCGCCACGGTGGCGAAGTGCGGCATGGTGCCCGCGCCGCCGGTGCCGTAGTTCAGCTTGCCTGTGTGGGCCTGCGAATACGCCACCATGTCGCCCAGCGTCTTGAACGGCGAGTTGGCGGCCACCACCACTGTCGTGGGCGCGAAGTTGAAGCCGGCCACGGGCACCAGGTCGTGCGCGTAATCCCACGGCAGCTTCTTGAAGACCTGCGGCAGGATGGAGTACGTGGTGTCGTTCGCCATCAGCGTGTAGCCGTCGCCGGGCGCGCGCGCCACCTGCGTGGCGCCAATGGTGCCGGTGGCGCCGGCCTTGTTCTCGACGAAGAAACTCTGGCCGGTCTGCTCGGTCAGCTTTTGCGCGATGCGGCGCGTCACCTGGTCCACGGCGCCGCCGGGTGGGTAGGGCACGACGATCTTGACGGGCTTGTCCGGGTAGGCCGTTTGCGCCTGCACGCCAGCGGCGGCGCAGGCCAGCGCCAGGGCGGCGCACAGAGGGAAGTTCATACGGTTCATGGGTGTTGTCTCCTTGTGGGGCTCATTCGGCCTTCAGGTTCAGATCCCTGGCGATCTGCATATAGGTGGCGACTTCGCGCTCGACCTGCTGCGCGAACGCCAGGCCGCAGGTGGAGTCGGCATCCAGCCCCAGGCCGCGCAGCTTCTCGGCGGCGGCGGTGCTGGCGGCGAAGTCGCCCGCCGCCTTCTCCAGTTGCTGCGCGATGGGCTGGGGCAGCCCGGCCGGGGCCAGCACGCCGTACCAGGCGTCGGCCGAATAGTTGCCGCCGCCCGCTTCGGCGAAGGTGGGCACGCCGGGCAGCAGCGGCGAGCGCTTGGGCGACGCCACGGCCAGGGCCGCGAGCTTGCCCGCTCGCAGTTGCGGCAGCACCGAGCCCAGCGTGGCGAAGGAGCTGTCGAGCTGGCCGCCCATCAGGTCCGTGACCACGGGCGCGGCGCCCTTGTACGGCACGTGGTTCAGCTGCAGGCCGTTGGCACGGGCAAACATCTCGGTGGCGAAGTGCCCCGAGCTGCCCACGCCCGCCGTGCCCGCGGTGGTGCGGCGGGGCTCCTTACGCGCGCGGGCCATGTAGTCGGCCAGCGATTTCACCGGCATGCCCGGCCCCACCACCAACACCGTCGGGCTGGTAGCGACGGTGCACAGCGGCTGGAAGGACTTCACCGCGTCGAACTTCACCCTGGTGCCGTAGAGCGCGGGAATCATGGTGTGGTTGGTGGCGCCGAACAGCAGCGTGTAGCCGTCGGCCGGCGCGCTGGCCACGGCCTGCGCGGCCAGGATCGTGTTGGCGCCGGGCTTGTTCTCCACCACGAAGGGCTGGCCCAGCGCGCGGGCTGCATGGTCGGCAAAGGCGCGGGCCACCACGTCGGTGGGGCCGCCGGCGGCGAAGCCCACCACCAGCTTCACGGGCTTGGAGGGGTAGCCCGCCTGCGCGAAGCAGGCGCCGGATGCTACCAATAAAATAGCTGTAAGCGCTTTTTCAGCAAGCGCCAGAAGCCGATTTTGCTTCAGCATTTTGAGTCTCCTTGCAGTCAATCCATGCGGGGGCGCGGGCGCGGAGGCCGCACCAACGCGCCTACTCCTTCTTGATGCCTGCGGCCTTGATGGTCTCGGCCCACCGCGCGGACTCCGCCGCGAGGCGCTTGCGGAACTCATCCGGCTGCGAGCCCACGATCTCTGAGCCCAGCGCGTCGAAGCGGGCCTTGACCTCGGGCATGGCCAGCACTTCGCGCACCGCGGTGTTGAGCCGCGTCACGATCTCAGCGGGCGTGGTGCTGGGCACGAACATGCCGTTCCACTCGTAGACCTCGTAGTTCTTCACACCGGCTTCGCTGATGGTGGGAACGTTGGGGAACAAGGGGTTGCGCTTGGCCGAGGTGATGGCCAGGGGCTTGAGCGCCCCGCCCTTGATGTGGCTGCTGAGCGCCGGCAGGTTGAAGAAACCCATGTCCACTTCACCCGCAAGAATCGCCTGCAGCGCCAGTCCGCCAGCGCGATACGGCACGTGCAGCATCTTGATGCCCACGCCTTGGTTGAACAGCTCGGCGCCCATGTACTGCACGGTGCCCTGGCCGCCCGAGCAGAAGGTCAGGTTGCCGGACGCCTTGGCGGCTGCCGCGATCAACTCCTGCAGCGTGTTGTAGGGCGAATTCTTGGGCACCACGACCAGCATGGGCGTCACGCCCACCAGCGCCACCGGCTGCAGGTCTTTGGCGGCATCGAAAGGTAGCTTCTGCAGATGGGGGTTGATGGACAGCGGCGTCGCGTCGTACAGCACCGTGTAGCCGTCCGCAGGCGCCTGCGCCACCGATGCCGCGCCGATGACGCCGCTAGCGCCCGCCTTGTTCAGAACGACGACGGACACCTTGAGCCGTGTCCCCAGGTGCTGGGCAAGCACCCGGGCCAGGGCATCGGCCGTTCCGCCCGGCGCGTAGGGCACCACCAGCGTGATCGGCTTGTTCGGCCAGGTCGATTGTGCGGTGGCGGGAATCGCGGTGAACGCCGCCAGCGCAGCGGCCAGCACGTTGAAATTGCGACGGTTCATGACGTGTTGTCTCCTTTGGAATTGAAACGGGCTGGAATCAGGCCGTGGCCGTGCGGTTCAGCACCGCCAGCGCATTGCGCGCCGCACCCAGGCCCATGTTCACGTAGGCGTCGCTGGTCACGCCACCGATGTGCGGGCTCAGGATGAAGCCGCTCTGGTGCTGGAACGGGTGGCCTGCGGCCATGGGCTCGACGGCGAAACTGTCCAGCCCGGCCATGCGCACCTGGCCGCTGTGCACGGCGGCAAGCAGTGCTGCCTCGTCGATCAGGCCGCCGCGCGCGGTGTTCACCACGATCACGCCCTTTTTGCAGCGCGCCAGCGTGTCGGCGTCCAGCAGGTCACGGTTGTCATCGGTCAACGGGCAGTGCAGCGAAATCGCGTCGCTCTCGCGCCAGATGGTTTCCAGGTCGGCGGCCTGCACGAAGTCCGGCAGGTTCTTGGCGAACGGGTCGAAGCCGAGCACGCGCATGCCCAAGGCGTCGGCCATCTTCGCGAAGCGCAGGCCGATGGCGCCCAGGCCGACGAGGCCGATGGTGCGGCCGCCGAGTTCCACGCTCTTGTGCGTGGCCTTGTCCCAGTGGCCGGCGTGCATGCGTTCGTTGAGCTGCGGCACCGATTTGGCGCAGGCCAGCAGCAGCGCCAGCGCCTGCTCGGCCACGGCGGCGGCGTTGGCGCCCACGGCGGCCACCACCTCGATGCCGCGCGCCTGGGCCGCTGCCTTGTCGATGGTGTCGGTGCCGCTGCCATGCTTGGAGATCACCTTGAGCGACGGCGCCGCGTCCATGGCCGCCGCGCCCACCTTGCTGTAGCGCACGATGATGGCCACGGGGTTGTGCCGGCGGCACAGGGCGACTACTTCGTCCTCCGTGGGCGTCTTGCCGGCATAGACGATGTCGTAATCGACGAGCAGCGCCAGCGCCTGCGGGGCGAGGTCGGCCGCCGTGACGAGGATGGCGGCGCGGCTCACAGCGTTTCTCCTTCTTTCAGCACGCCGGCGGCGCGCAGCGCGGCGGGCAGCCACTTGGCAGCCGTGTCGCCGCGGGCTATTGATTCGATGCGCGCGGCCTCGTCGGCCACCTTCTTCACGGCCAGGGCCAGCATGGCGGGCGCCTTGGCGCGTTCGATCACCACTACGCCATCGGCATCGCCCACCACCAGGTCGCCGGGGTGCACCATGGCACCGCCGCAGGCGATGGGGTGGTTCACGCGGCCGGGCACGAACTTGGTCGGCCCCGCCGGGTTGAAGCCGGCGCTGAAGACGGGGAAGTCCAGCTCCAGCAGTTCCAGCTTGTCGCGGATGCAGCCGTCCACGATCACGCCCGCCAGGCCGCGCTTCTTGCAGGCGCTGAGCATCAGCGTGCCCATGAGGGCCGCCGTCTGGTCGCCCTTGCCGTCGATCACCAGGATGTCGCCCGGCTGCGCCAGCGCGATGGCAGCGTGGATCATCAGGTTGTCGCCGGGGCGCACCTCGACGGTGAAGGCCGGGCCGGCGAGCCGCATGCGTTCATGCACCGGCGCCACGCGGGCGTGCATGGTGCCGCGGCGGCCCGCCACGTCGGCGAGGATGGCGGCCTGGAAGGTGGCGGCCTGTTGCACGACGTCGGGGCTGACGCGCTCGATGGTGCGGATCACTTCGGGGAGTTGGTTCATGGAAATCTCGGCAGTGAAGGTAAAACGGTGCGACACAACCGCCACCACGCAGGATGCAGGTGGCCGTGCCGCATGGAACGGATCAGGAAATGAGCGCTTCAGTCCAAGCTAACGCCCGAGGCCTTGACGGTCTTGGCCCAGCGCGGCAGTTCGGCGCGCAGCAGCTGGTCGAACTTCTCGGTGCTGCCGCCCAGCACCTCGCCACCCTCTGAGCGCAGCTTCTCGGCCACGTCGGGTTGCTGCAGCGCCAGGTTGATGGCCTTGTTCAACTGCTGCACGATGGCCGCAGGGGTACCGGCAGGCGCCAGCAGGCCGAACCAGGTGACGGACTCGAAACCCTTGTAACCCGATTCCTCCAGCGTGGGGGTGCCGGGCAGCTGATCCGAGCGCTTGGCCGAGGTCAGCACGATGGCGCGCAGCTTGCCGTTGCGCACCTGGCCCAGCAGCGTGGGAACGGAGGACATGTACAGGTCGATCTGGCCGCCCACCAGGTCCGTCATGGCCTGGGCCGCGCCCTTGTAGGGCACATGGCGCAGCTGGATGCCGGCGGCGTTCTCGACCAACTCGCCCGACAGGTGGGCCACCGTGCCGTTGCCGGAATAGCCCAGCGTGATGCCGTCGGGGTTGGCCTTGGCGGCGGCCACGACGTCGGCAAAGCTCTTGTAGGGCGAGCCCGCCGGCGCGGCCATGACGATGGGCGAGGACGACAGCAGCGCCACCGGCACCAGGTCCTTCAGCGGGTTGTAGGGCAGCTTGGGGTAGAGCGAGGGGTTGATCGCCAGGTTGCTGGTCTGGCCCACGACCAGGGTGTAGCCATCGGGGGCTGCCTTGGCCGCCGCGTCCACGCCCAGATTGCCGCCGGCGCCGGGGCGGTTGTCCACGACGATGGTCCAGCGATTCTGGTCGGTGAGCTTTTGCGCCACCGTGCGCGCGATCATGTCCGTGCCGCCCCCCGGGGGGAAGGGCACGATCAGGCGGATGGGCTTGGCCGGGTAGGCGGTCTGCGCCATTGCGCCGGTCGCGGGCACGGCGGCCGCGAGCAGGCCAAGAAACGTCGCACCCAGGGATGCGGTCAGGGAAAAGCGTCGAGAGAAGGCCATGGGTTTGTCTCCGTGTAAGTGATGAACCGCTGCCGGCAGACAGGCGCAGGCATCGGGACGCAACTTTAAGAAAGCGTTTCAACCTATACAATAGAGTTGCGCACAACGAAACATATCCCACGGTAAGCAACATGAGTCGTCCCGCTAATCCCCCCCTCTCCGCCGATGAATCAACGCCTGCG
Protein-coding regions in this window:
- a CDS encoding ABC transporter substrate-binding protein, whose protein sequence is MNASFRSTATVIALTAAALAAPSLAHAKRLGGGKPMQRSSLAKTAPAPAAPVAPKASPAPTAPATPAAAAPAAPAAAPTARGPGLMGTMGAAAVGAVAGTMAGNALAGALPSDKDAKAKEAEAQAQAAEKEAQELQRKADEAKAKAEAARAAAK
- a CDS encoding tripartite tricarboxylate transporter substrate binding protein: MNRMNFPLCAALALACAAAGVQAQTAYPDKPVKIVVPYPPGGAVDQVTRRIAQKLTEQTGQSFFVENKAGATGTIGATQVARAPGDGYTLMANDTTYSILPQVFKKLPWDYAHDLVPVAGFNFAPTTVVVAANSPFKTLGDMVAYSQAHTGKLNYGTGGAGTMPHFATVALEGVSGLRATHVPFKGAGEATLALLSGTIDFQIASTPGVMGQVRGGKVRLLAVSGEQRLKALPDVPTFAQAGAPDYKVVNFTGLWAPKGTPEAVLETLRKNIAKAMASADVQSFANDLGAVPGVVSGQAFADRLKSDAQLWEAVAAKVGIDKQ
- a CDS encoding LysR family transcriptional regulator — encoded protein: MSLAFNYRHLYYFWVVAKEGGMSRAATRLDMAIQTVSAQVRELERDLGCQLLKPAGRGLALTEAGVVALQQAEQIFQLGESLPELVRGAAQVQAVRLTVGIADGLPKLVVQRLLQPVLATPGLRLVCHEGEMADLLADLALHRMDVVLSDHPAPFNPHLKVHNHPLGASAMGWYAAPYWWEQAQDGFPASLNRVPVLLPTTHSTVRRPLDQWLIQHRLRPRVVGEFEDSALLETFGGSGLGVFPAALSVQDDLLQRHQARLLGPCEGVEDHYYAISTERRVKHPVVQQLLARG
- a CDS encoding RraA family protein — translated: MNQLPEVIRTIERVSPDVVQQAATFQAAILADVAGRRGTMHARVAPVHERMRLAGPAFTVEVRPGDNLMIHAAIALAQPGDILVIDGKGDQTAALMGTLMLSACKKRGLAGVIVDGCIRDKLELLELDFPVFSAGFNPAGPTKFVPGRVNHPIACGGAMVHPGDLVVGDADGVVVIERAKAPAMLALAVKKVADEAARIESIARGDTAAKWLPAALRAAGVLKEGETL
- a CDS encoding tripartite tricarboxylate transporter substrate binding protein produces the protein MLKQNRLLALAEKALTAILLVASGACFAQAGYPSKPVKLVVGFAAGGPTDVVARAFADHAARALGQPFVVENKPGANTILAAQAVASAPADGYTLLFGATNHTMIPALYGTRVKFDAVKSFQPLCTVATSPTVLVVGPGMPVKSLADYMARARKEPRRTTAGTAGVGSSGHFATEMFARANGLQLNHVPYKGAAPVVTDLMGGQLDSSFATLGSVLPQLRAGKLAALAVASPKRSPLLPGVPTFAEAGGGNYSADAWYGVLAPAGLPQPIAQQLEKAAGDFAASTAAAEKLRGLGLDADSTCGLAFAQQVEREVATYMQIARDLNLKAE
- a CDS encoding NAD(P)-dependent oxidoreductase is translated as MSRAAILVTAADLAPQALALLVDYDIVYAGKTPTEDEVVALCRRHNPVAIIVRYSKVGAAAMDAAPSLKVISKHGSGTDTIDKAAAQARGIEVVAAVGANAAAVAEQALALLLACAKSVPQLNERMHAGHWDKATHKSVELGGRTIGLVGLGAIGLRFAKMADALGMRVLGFDPFAKNLPDFVQAADLETIWRESDAISLHCPLTDDNRDLLDADTLARCKKGVIVVNTARGGLIDEAALLAAVHSGQVRMAGLDSFAVEPMAAGHPFQHQSGFILSPHIGGVTSDAYVNMGLGAARNALAVLNRTATA
- a CDS encoding tripartite tricarboxylate transporter substrate binding protein, coding for MNRRNFNVLAAALAAFTAIPATAQSTWPNKPITLVVPYAPGGTADALARVLAQHLGTRLKVSVVVLNKAGASGVIGAASVAQAPADGYTVLYDATPLSINPHLQKLPFDAAKDLQPVALVGVTPMLVVVPKNSPYNTLQELIAAAAKASGNLTFCSGGQGTVQYMGAELFNQGVGIKMLHVPYRAGGLALQAILAGEVDMGFFNLPALSSHIKGGALKPLAITSAKRNPLFPNVPTISEAGVKNYEVYEWNGMFVPSTTPAEIVTRLNTAVREVLAMPEVKARFDALGSEIVGSQPDEFRKRLAAESARWAETIKAAGIKKE
- a CDS encoding zf-TFIIB domain-containing protein is translated as MKCPQCNDVTLVMAERQGVEIDYCTQCRGVWLDRGELDKLIERSAHASPAAAPQPAYQRPTHRPDFEDSDFRHHGSHGQQRKHKSWLSEIFD
- a CDS encoding SMP-30/gluconolactonase/LRE family protein produces the protein MFLLQSPQVCELEPFTSMPEPLRRRERSDWADANRGGVVTDSFLEGPVWGDDGNLYVTDIPWGRVFRIDPQGAWTLAAEYDGEPNGMKFLDAGTLLITDYKNGLMRLDLASGQVSPFLERRNSERFKGVNDLVFDSQGNLYFTDQGQTGLHDPSGRLYRLRTNGQLDLLLTNVPSPNGVALSPDERVLYLAVTRGNCVWRVPLLPDGSVAKVGQFFTSYGPSGPDGLAVDAEGRLLVANPGLGYVWVLNDRAEPVQVMRGLPGSSITNLAFGGADRDQIYVTDSTHGRILRATLGVPGLPLHRAARH
- a CDS encoding Bax inhibitor-1/YccA family protein; amino-acid sequence: MNRPLALSTPSASTGWGASIARHRVLRNTYALLSMTLLFSAAIAGLAVALQAPPAGLVITLVGYFGLLFLVHKLQHSGWAIPVVFALTGFMGYTLGPVLAKHLALPGGAQTIALALGATGATFLALSAWVLASRRDFSFMGGFLFAGMVIALLAGLGAVFLQLPALSLAVSAMVALLSAGMILFETSRIVNGGETNYVLATVGLFVSLFNLFTSLLSLFGFGSND
- a CDS encoding amidohydrolase family protein; the encoded protein is MTAHTVPHSVGLNRPARPLPPLACDSHMHIFDPRFAPSPHWKRTPPDAPVAAYRRLQQRLGTQRTVVVTPSTYGTDNACTLDALDQLGDGARGVAVVAQDVGDAELDRLHARRVRGLRVNFVTPQSWGETTPQMLATLARKAARLPLWHIQVFMHPEQIVALESVLAALPVPLVIDHLGRIDPDGGPSADGYGALRRLLDGGNTWVKLSGAYMRSTAPAYADTLVLAQALVRAAPERLVWGSDWPHTTATPGTVNDADLVDLLRAWAGSDAAMDRILVDNPARLYGF
- a CDS encoding acyl-CoA dehydrogenase family protein: MNFSLPPELRALRDKTRQFVAEQVIPLENDERQSHHGPSEALRNELVARGRAAGLLTPHASPEMGGLGLSHVEKAVVFEEAGYSWLGPTALNIHAPDEGNIHLMEAVATPVQKERWLRPQVAGATRSCFAMTEPAPGAGADPSMLATTARRDGDDYVINGRKWFITGAEGAHYAIIMARMEDGSATMFLSDMDRPGITLERNMDAMDSCFAGGHGVLRFDDLRVPATDVLGEVGQGFRYAQVRLAPARLTHCMRWLGQARRAHDQALAYARRRQAFGRPLAEHEGVGFMLADNDMDLHTARLHIWHTAWLLDQGEKCNFESSRAKVVCSEAEWRVVDRSVQILGGQGVTGETPVMRIFTDMRAFRIYDGPSEVHRWSMARKLVHMAERAEAELLREGGL